The nucleotide window CGCGGGTCACTCAAGTGAAGATGGGGTCTGTACAGAAACGTGTACCCACGACGAAGGGATACTTCCGCCCGCACTCCTTACACCAGACGGCGCGTTCGCTCAGGCGTTCGCTCAGATATTTTCCGCGCTTACCTTCGAGAACGGCGCGCAGAGTTTTATCGCATGTATACTTTCCTACGGGCTCTGAACACCGACAGAATCGGATGTTTCCCGCTTCATAACACATCAGATGGACTAACGCGTCGCGAACGTCGATCCAAAAACCAGACATCATTACCCCCATGCGCGGAACGGTGGAGCGCCTCCCACGCCGCTCGCTGCGTCGCATCCGAGGCGTCCGTTCGCAGGCCCGTATCGTGGCGCTCGTTGCGAGGGTGCTCACCTCACGCGTGGGCTCTGGGTTTGCGTAAGTTGGTGACCTTGCCGTTCGGAGCGAGAAAGTAGAATTCGACGCTTGTTGGTAGACCGCCGTACTTGCGCAACCAAAGTTGCGCGACCTCGATTTGGTTGCCGAAGACGAGAAACCGTGTTCGAGCACGTACCTTCTCCAGCAGCCAGACGTGTCCTGTGATCTCCATCAGCTTCGCGGGTGGTTCGTACTGCCGAGCGACCATCGTGAGATACTTCGCATCTCCCACGATGGTCTCGTCCTGAGAAACGAGGTCAAACTTTCTCGGAAAGTCGTCGGGGGCGTTGGAGTGCAGCGGTACTCCGAAGTGCTTGGACATCCGCTCTTGAGCGAAGATCTCGAACTCGCGCCATCTCACACGGTTGGCCATGGCTTCCCCCGGAGAACCGCTGTCTCTCTACGAGATGCGATTCCTTGCGTACCATTGCATCCCTTACAGACCCCGCTATCGCCTCGACCGCCGACACCCATCCTTGCGCGCCTCTGACTCAGAGACATAGCACCGCTCGGGCTTCGTCTTGCCATAGAACTGCCCGGCCGGCAGCTGGTAGATGCACGGCTCGACCGAAGATGTCGTGACCCACGTGACGCTGATCAGCGAGGCGGGGCACAAACTGAAGTCAGGCCGCGCTTACGCCGGCGGCTGCGCGTGGGTGGCCTCGCCCAGGCTCATGTGCTCGCGCAGGAGGTAGAGCCAGCCGATGAGCGTGACGGGGACGATCTGGCTCGCGTGGAGGACGAGCGCGTAGCCGACCGCGGCCGACTGCGAGACGCCGAAGAGGCCGACGGCGAGCGCTGCCGCGGCGTGGAACACGCCGACGTAGCCGGGCGCCGAGGGGATCGAGACCCCGAGCCCGACGAAGGCGAGCACCGCGAAGCCCGCGACCCACGGCAAGTGCAGGTTCATCGCGACGAGCATGGTCCACATCGCGAGCGCCGGGATGACCCAGACGATGACGCTCCAGACGAGGAGCGGCAGGAGGTGGCCCGGCGCGCGCACGCCGTCGAGGCCCGTCACGAACGTCTCGAAGGCCCGGCGCAGGCGGCGCTCCAGCGCGGGCCAGCGGCCGGCGACCCGGGCGATCAGGCGCTCGCACGCGCCCGGCGCGACGACGAAGGCGGCGAGCGCCGCGATGCCGACGAGGTCGAGCGCCAGCAGGACGAGCGCCGCGACCTGCAGGTACGCGGGCACGGGGATCGCGAGGATCAGGAGCGCGAGGATGAGGACGACGGCGAGGCCGTCGAGCGCGCGCTCGACGACGAGCGTCGCGAGCGTCGTCCAGAAGCCGTGGGCGCGGCCGCCCCCGGCCGGAACCTTCCACCGGCGCGACACCACGTAGACGCGCACGAACTCGCCGGCGCGCAGCGGCAGGATGTTGTTCGCCATGTAGCCGATCCAGGTCGCCGGCACGAGCCCGGCCGGGTTCGAGCCCGGCGGGAAGAGGTAGACCCAGCGGCGCGCGCGCGCCCAGATCTGCGCCGGCGCCAGCGCCGTGGCGATCGCGGCCCAGCCCCAGTGCGTCTCGCGGAGCTGGCGGCCGAGCTCGGCCAGGTCCACGGCGCGGAAGAGATAGACGAAGAGGGCGGCGCTGATCGCGACGCCGAGGACGACCTTGAGCCGGTTCAGAGGCCGAGCTGGGCGAGGACGGCGTCGATCGAGGCCGGCACCGTCGTCGGCCGCGACGACGACTCGAGCG belongs to Candidatus Methylomirabilota bacterium and includes:
- a CDS encoding lysylphosphatidylglycerol synthase transmembrane domain-containing protein, producing MNRLKVVLGVAISAALFVYLFRAVDLAELGRQLRETHWGWAAIATALAPAQIWARARRWVYLFPPGSNPAGLVPATWIGYMANNILPLRAGEFVRVYVVSRRWKVPAGGGRAHGFWTTLATLVVERALDGLAVVLILALLILAIPVPAYLQVAALVLLALDLVGIAALAAFVVAPGACERLIARVAGRWPALERRLRRAFETFVTGLDGVRAPGHLLPLLVWSVIVWVIPALAMWTMLVAMNLHLPWVAGFAVLAFVGLGVSIPSAPGYVGVFHAAAALAVGLFGVSQSAAVGYALVLHASQIVPVTLIGWLYLLREHMSLGEATHAQPPA